From the Pseudomonas sp. SORT22 genome, one window contains:
- the mobA gene encoding molybdenum cofactor guanylyltransferase MobA, with protein MPAAPPPCSILILAGGRGQRMGGQDKGLLDWQGQPLIAHIHAVVRPLTDDLIISCNRNQDRYRAYADQLVGDAEADFPGPLAGVLAGLAVARHDWILVLACDAPLIDQALILELMNLANDQQQPAMIRQGGYWQPMFSLIPCALRSDLQQAWDAGDRGVQRTLRQHPLRALECAEGDPRLSNFNTPDFLRG; from the coding sequence ATGCCCGCCGCCCCGCCTCCCTGCTCCATCCTCATTCTTGCCGGTGGCCGTGGCCAGCGCATGGGCGGCCAGGACAAAGGCCTGCTCGACTGGCAGGGCCAGCCGCTGATCGCCCACATCCACGCCGTGGTGCGGCCGCTGACCGACGACCTGATCATCTCCTGCAACCGCAACCAGGACCGCTACCGGGCCTATGCCGATCAACTGGTCGGCGACGCCGAGGCGGACTTCCCCGGGCCGCTGGCCGGAGTACTGGCCGGGCTTGCAGTGGCGCGCCACGACTGGATACTGGTGCTGGCCTGCGATGCGCCACTGATTGACCAGGCACTGATCCTTGAGCTGATGAACCTGGCCAATGACCAGCAGCAACCGGCGATGATTCGCCAGGGTGGTTACTGGCAGCCGATGTTCAGCCTGATCCCCTGCGCCTTGCGCAGCGACTTGCAGCAAGCCTGGGACGCCGGCGACCGGGGGGTGCAGCGAACCTTGCGCCAGCATCCGCTGCGGGCGCTGGAGTGCGCCGAGGGAGACCCGCGCCTGAGCAATTTCAATACCCCGGATTTTTTGCGCGGCTGA
- a CDS encoding insulinase family protein, producing MERLFTCALGLSAIAPALAADSLAIEHWTQPSGARVYLLAQSQASDLQIQVDFDAGSRRDSQDQPGLAVLGAVLAVEGVHAQGDAPELNGNALRMDWMRLDSQLNTQVDADRFSYILTITDNNPQRQAEASALLGRQIAEPAFAGSIWFRAKPYYIRQVNGETTKRFPGVGHRFAQALYGDHPYARELTRPGLQRNKQIDLYEYALPFGYALTPAMLERTRMEDLRSHYTAMMLPCRATVSLVGKLDRAQADAVASAVLGRLPSGQCTALPALPKVQALSQASHQQIEPQQGTIWIQIGQPAVPRSDPDFFPLLLGSDILGGEHWPTRLNRAIGQALGGDVSWQSASYFAMGQQAGAFVISVEVSAGYQQQAEQAVHQALARFVSEGPSPEELDEAKARLLAHFDGTSRQRLLEHVAQVALNQLPDDTLVTWREQLEAVTPAHVKAAFQRVVQPGKQATVVAGQDY from the coding sequence ATGGAACGACTCTTCACCTGCGCGTTGGGATTGAGCGCAATCGCCCCGGCCTTGGCCGCCGACAGCCTGGCCATTGAACACTGGACCCAGCCCAGTGGCGCGCGGGTCTACCTGTTGGCGCAAAGCCAGGCCAGCGACCTGCAGATCCAGGTCGACTTCGATGCCGGCAGCCGCCGCGACTCACAGGACCAACCGGGCCTGGCGGTGCTTGGCGCGGTCCTCGCGGTGGAAGGTGTGCACGCCCAGGGCGATGCCCCGGAACTGAACGGCAACGCGCTGCGCATGGACTGGATGCGCCTGGACAGCCAACTCAATACCCAGGTCGATGCCGACCGTTTCAGCTACATCCTGACCATTACCGATAACAACCCCCAGCGCCAGGCCGAGGCCAGCGCCTTGCTCGGCCGGCAGATTGCCGAGCCGGCCTTTGCCGGCAGTATCTGGTTTCGCGCCAAGCCCTATTACATTCGCCAGGTCAACGGTGAAACCACCAAGCGTTTTCCCGGGGTAGGGCATCGCTTTGCCCAGGCGCTGTACGGCGACCACCCTTATGCCCGCGAGCTGACCCGCCCGGGGCTGCAGCGCAACAAGCAGATCGACCTGTACGAATACGCGCTGCCGTTCGGCTATGCCCTGACCCCGGCCATGCTCGAACGTACCCGCATGGAGGATCTGCGCAGCCATTACACGGCAATGATGCTGCCGTGCCGGGCCACGGTCAGCCTGGTCGGCAAGCTTGACCGGGCCCAGGCCGATGCCGTGGCCAGCGCGGTACTGGGGCGCTTGCCGAGCGGTCAGTGCACGGCATTGCCGGCGCTGCCCAAGGTGCAGGCCCTGAGCCAGGCCAGCCACCAGCAGATCGAGCCACAGCAAGGCACGATCTGGATACAGATCGGCCAGCCGGCGGTGCCGCGCAGCGACCCGGACTTTTTCCCGTTGCTGCTGGGCAGCGACATTCTCGGTGGCGAGCACTGGCCGACGCGGCTCAATCGGGCCATCGGCCAGGCGCTTGGCGGTGATGTCAGTTGGCAGTCGGCCAGCTATTTCGCCATGGGCCAGCAAGCCGGGGCGTTTGTGATCTCTGTGGAAGTGAGCGCCGGGTACCAGCAGCAGGCCGAGCAAGCGGTTCATCAAGCGTTGGCACGCTTTGTCAGCGAAGGCCCGAGCCCGGAGGAGCTGGACGAGGCCAAGGCGCGTTTGCTTGCCCATTTTGACGGTACCAGCCGCCAGCGCCTGCTTGAACACGTGGCGCAGGTCGCCTTGAACCAGCTGCCGGACGACACCCTGGTGACCTGGCGCGAGCAGCTTGAGGCGGTGACGCCTGCGCACGTAAAAGCGGCATTCCAGCGCGTCGTACAGCCGGGTAAACAGGCGACGGTGGTGGCGGGGCAGGACTACTGA
- a CDS encoding PAS domain-containing protein, producing the protein MKVCPAKNHEQQLILGVLHSTLKMLSQVVGNHTEIVLHDLLNPERSILAIANGHVTGRRVGDSLLGSPRHDLGFAAVRRAMDDRSSCEPIVVDNYATLAPDGRTLRSATVVYRDSSGQPFASLCVNADLSAVEAAHQLLGGLLGLASAAAPVADETRDLQQLMAEIIHDACPGGVLGMKTAQKREAVRLMQERGLFLVKGGIEKAAASLGVTRYTIYNYLEQLRATDNGQQ; encoded by the coding sequence ATGAAGGTTTGCCCAGCAAAAAACCACGAGCAGCAACTTATCCTCGGCGTGCTGCACAGCACCCTGAAAATGCTCAGCCAGGTCGTCGGTAACCATACCGAGATTGTCCTGCACGACCTGCTTAACCCTGAGCGCTCGATCCTCGCCATCGCCAACGGCCATGTCACCGGGCGCCGGGTCGGTGATTCGCTGCTCGGCAGCCCGCGTCATGACCTGGGCTTTGCCGCGGTGCGCCGGGCCATGGACGATCGCAGCAGCTGCGAGCCGATCGTGGTCGACAACTACGCCACCCTCGCCCCCGACGGCCGCACCTTGCGCAGCGCTACCGTGGTCTATCGCGACAGCAGCGGGCAGCCGTTTGCCAGCCTGTGCGTGAATGCCGATCTGAGCGCCGTCGAAGCTGCGCACCAATTGCTCGGCGGGCTGCTGGGCCTGGCCAGTGCGGCCGCGCCGGTGGCGGACGAGACCAGGGACCTGCAACAGCTGATGGCCGAGATCATTCACGACGCCTGCCCCGGCGGTGTGCTCGGCATGAAGACGGCGCAAAAGCGCGAAGCGGTGCGGCTGATGCAGGAACGCGGCCTGTTTCTGGTCAAGGGTGGCATCGAAAAGGCCGCGGCATCGCTCGGCGTGACCCGCTACACCATCTACAACTACCTGGAGCAGCTCCGGGCAACAGACAACGGACAGCAATGA
- a CDS encoding PhzF family phenazine biosynthesis protein yields MQVEIFQVDAFSATAFGGNPAAVCPLEAWLADATLQQIAAENNLSETAFVVANGELFELRWFTPTVEVDLCGHATLAAAWVLFEQLGEQRDTLRFATRSGELRVRRDGARLAMDFPARQPQALAVPEGLLQALGLERIEALYRTDDYLVVVDDPALVAALAPDFAALAAFDVRGIAVTAPGREVDFVSRWFGPRVGVNEDPVTGSAHTSLAPYWAARLGKHSLSAEQGGLRKGQLHCQVLDNGRVIISGQAALYLRGTIFI; encoded by the coding sequence ATGCAAGTTGAAATATTCCAGGTAGACGCGTTCTCAGCCACGGCGTTTGGCGGCAATCCGGCAGCGGTGTGCCCGCTTGAAGCCTGGCTGGCAGACGCGACGCTGCAGCAGATTGCCGCCGAAAACAACCTCTCGGAAACCGCGTTCGTGGTCGCCAATGGCGAGCTGTTCGAGCTGCGCTGGTTTACCCCGACGGTAGAAGTCGACCTGTGCGGCCACGCCACCCTGGCGGCGGCCTGGGTGCTGTTCGAGCAATTGGGCGAACAACGCGACACCCTGCGCTTTGCCACCCGCAGCGGCGAGTTGCGCGTTCGGCGTGACGGCGCTCGCCTGGCCATGGACTTCCCGGCCCGCCAGCCACAGGCGCTGGCCGTGCCCGAGGGTTTGTTGCAGGCCCTGGGGCTTGAGCGGATCGAGGCGCTGTACCGCACCGATGACTACCTGGTGGTGGTCGACGACCCGGCGCTGGTCGCAGCGCTTGCCCCCGACTTCGCCGCCCTGGCCGCCTTTGACGTGCGCGGCATCGCCGTCACCGCCCCGGGCCGCGAGGTTGACTTCGTCTCGCGCTGGTTCGGCCCGCGGGTAGGCGTCAATGAAGACCCGGTCACCGGCTCTGCCCATACCTCGCTGGCGCCCTACTGGGCCGCGCGCCTGGGCAAGCACAGCCTCAGCGCCGAGCAAGGCGGCCTGCGCAAAGGCCAGTTGCATTGCCAAGTGCTCGACAACGGCCGGGTGATCATCAGCGGCCAGGCGGCGCTGTACCTGCGCGGCACGATTTTTATCTGA
- the chrA gene encoding chromate efflux transporter, with protein sequence MPHANDHTPWQVFLIFLRLGLTSFGGPVAHLGFFRQEFVSRRRWLSERSYADLVTLCQFLPGPASSQVGIALGLSRAGYAGALAAWLGFTLPSALALTLLALGLGGYAEAVPAGTLHGLKVVAVAVVAQAVWGMARTLCADAPRIVLMLASAGLVLLLPGAGAQVAVTVAAAGAGLMLLKPGDSVVHEPLPIGVSQRAGGWWWLLFFALLLGLPLLAGLWPDPTLSMIDAFYRTGALVFGGGHVMLPLLQAEVVPTGWVGNETFVAGYGAAQAVPGPLFTFAAFLGASMHGPQSGWLGAVLCLLAIFAPAFLLVFAALPFWERMRRNPRLQAAMLGVNAAVVGLLLAALYQPLWTSAIGQPLDVVLVLLALVALMAFKLPPWLVVIGCGLGGQCLSLLR encoded by the coding sequence ATGCCCCACGCCAACGATCACACGCCATGGCAGGTTTTCCTGATCTTCCTGCGCCTGGGCCTGACGTCGTTCGGTGGCCCCGTCGCCCACCTTGGCTTTTTTCGCCAGGAGTTTGTCAGCCGTCGGCGCTGGCTGAGCGAGCGCAGCTATGCCGACCTGGTGACGCTTTGCCAGTTTCTGCCGGGCCCTGCCAGCAGCCAGGTCGGCATCGCCCTGGGCCTGTCGCGCGCAGGTTACGCCGGGGCGCTGGCGGCCTGGCTGGGATTCACCCTGCCTTCGGCGCTGGCCCTGACCCTGCTGGCCCTGGGGCTGGGCGGTTATGCCGAGGCGGTGCCGGCCGGCACCCTCCATGGCCTTAAGGTGGTGGCGGTTGCGGTTGTCGCCCAGGCGGTGTGGGGCATGGCCCGCACGTTGTGCGCGGATGCGCCGCGGATTGTGCTGATGCTGGCGTCTGCCGGCCTGGTGCTGTTGCTGCCCGGTGCCGGGGCGCAGGTGGCGGTGACGGTTGCAGCGGCTGGCGCGGGGTTGATGCTGCTGAAACCGGGCGACAGCGTTGTCCACGAGCCTTTGCCGATCGGGGTCAGCCAGCGCGCTGGCGGCTGGTGGTGGCTGCTGTTCTTCGCCCTGTTGCTCGGTTTGCCGCTGCTGGCCGGGCTCTGGCCCGATCCGACCTTGAGCATGATTGATGCCTTCTACCGCACCGGCGCGCTGGTGTTCGGTGGCGGACACGTGATGCTGCCACTGCTGCAGGCTGAAGTGGTGCCCACCGGCTGGGTCGGCAACGAGACGTTTGTGGCAGGTTACGGCGCTGCCCAGGCTGTGCCCGGCCCCTTGTTCACCTTCGCCGCCTTTCTTGGCGCCTCGATGCACGGGCCGCAGTCCGGCTGGCTGGGGGCGGTGCTGTGCCTGCTGGCGATCTTCGCCCCGGCGTTCTTGCTGGTGTTCGCGGCGTTGCCGTTCTGGGAGCGCATGCGCCGCAACCCGCGCCTGCAGGCGGCGATGCTGGGCGTCAATGCGGCGGTGGTGGGGCTGTTGCTGGCGGCGTTGTATCAGCCGCTGTGGACCAGCGCCATTGGCCAGCCGCTGGATGTTGTCCTGGTGTTGCTGGCGCTGGTCGCACTGATGGCCTTCAAGCTGCCGCCCTGGCTGGTGGTGATCGGCTGTGGCCTGGGCGGGCAGTGCTTGAGCCTGCTCAGATAA
- a CDS encoding TorF family putative porin, with amino-acid sequence MNTRLLIAFACLAPLTAQALTLNDSFSLDMSLAATSDYRSRGISQSLGDPALQAGATLMHSSGLYLGAWTSTVDYGFDYKTRQEIEYYAGWYWQASDAISLDIGYLKYSYPKEGQFNMSEVYAILDLYGLKLGAYYSSDAPNAFGKDQDTLYSYVAYSFALPAEVGLELRAGRNDVKDPAFWSASGDDRNAYYEWEAKLSREFVGVTWGLSYIDTDLSKSECSNWYGYDDLCSATVVVSASKAF; translated from the coding sequence ATGAACACACGCTTGCTCATTGCTTTCGCCTGCCTGGCGCCGCTGACGGCCCAGGCATTGACACTCAACGATTCCTTCAGCCTCGACATGAGCCTGGCCGCGACCAGCGACTACCGCTCCCGGGGCATCTCGCAAAGCCTCGGCGACCCGGCGCTGCAGGCCGGCGCCACGCTGATGCACAGCAGCGGCCTGTACCTGGGCGCCTGGACTTCGACGGTGGATTACGGCTTCGACTACAAGACCCGCCAGGAAATCGAGTACTACGCCGGCTGGTACTGGCAGGCCAGCGATGCCATCAGCCTGGATATTGGCTACCTCAAATACAGCTACCCCAAGGAAGGCCAGTTCAACATGAGCGAGGTCTACGCCATCCTTGACCTCTATGGGCTCAAGCTGGGCGCCTATTACTCAAGCGATGCGCCCAACGCCTTTGGCAAGGACCAGGACACCCTGTACAGCTATGTTGCCTACAGCTTCGCCTTGCCGGCCGAGGTCGGCCTGGAACTGCGGGCAGGGCGCAACGATGTCAAGGACCCGGCGTTCTGGTCGGCCAGTGGCGATGACCGCAATGCGTACTATGAGTGGGAGGCAAAGCTGAGTCGCGAGTTTGTCGGCGTGACCTGGGGCTTGAGTTACATCGACACCGACCTGTCCAAAAGCGAGTGCAGCAATTGGTATGGCTATGACGACCTGTGCTCGGCGACTGTGGTGGTAAGTGCCAGCAAGGCGTTCTGA
- a CDS encoding amidohydrolase yields MQRLIPTLLATALACASLPALAAADLVLFNGKVYTGEPGQGLMQAVAVKDGKVLQVGSDTQIQALADAHTQRIDLAGKVLMPGMIDSHSHPVVAAYDSLGANLQDEVKPLPALEQWILAEVEQGRGKAGDVISVAGASSAYWDNSGELGQLFNQGRWATQPLVLSGIDGHTGWANQAMLKRMQIDAAWVKSLSEQDRSYVGHEADFSPNGYFAEARWDQVRSQIPAASQEVMLKAAREAVRVNNQYGVTAWMDAAANAGSGDSLFDFKATAQTVGVLPLYRALAERGELNAHVAALMITNPKSRPADLEVLAQVVKQFEGVPNLSFPGIKVFVDGVLEYPGQSAAVITPYSNSHKNGQLLIEPQHFGELVAAAEQRDWIVHMHAVGDRAVRESLNGVAYARTLQGKPLAHSISHLQMVDPKDFARFKQLGVIASMQMLWATAENYTVELVKPYVSAQGYAFQYPAHSLQQAGALIAGASDWPVSSPNPWNAIAQAMTRKGPLGVLNAKERVDRQVMFQAYTLNAAKALRLERQIGSLAPGKQADLIVLDRDVFKVSAQELFDTRVLKTYFAGKQVYASES; encoded by the coding sequence ATGCAACGATTGATCCCCACGCTGTTGGCCACTGCCCTGGCCTGTGCTTCGCTGCCTGCCCTGGCCGCCGCCGACCTGGTGCTGTTCAACGGCAAGGTCTACACCGGCGAACCCGGCCAGGGCCTGATGCAGGCGGTTGCGGTCAAGGATGGCAAGGTCCTGCAAGTGGGTAGCGATACGCAGATCCAGGCCCTGGCCGACGCCCACACGCAACGCATCGACCTGGCCGGCAAGGTGCTGATGCCCGGCATGATCGACAGCCACAGCCACCCGGTGGTGGCGGCCTACGACAGCCTCGGCGCCAACCTGCAGGATGAGGTCAAGCCGCTGCCCGCGCTTGAGCAGTGGATCCTTGCCGAGGTCGAACAAGGCCGTGGCAAGGCTGGCGATGTGATCAGTGTCGCCGGGGCGAGTTCGGCCTACTGGGACAACAGTGGCGAACTTGGCCAGTTGTTCAACCAGGGCCGCTGGGCCACTCAGCCGCTGGTGCTCAGTGGCATCGACGGCCATACCGGTTGGGCCAACCAGGCCATGCTCAAGCGTATGCAGATCGACGCGGCGTGGGTCAAAAGCCTGTCCGAGCAAGACCGCAGCTATGTCGGCCACGAGGCCGACTTCAGCCCCAACGGCTACTTCGCCGAAGCGCGCTGGGACCAGGTCCGCAGCCAGATCCCCGCAGCCAGCCAGGAGGTGATGCTCAAGGCCGCACGCGAGGCGGTCAGGGTCAACAACCAGTATGGCGTCACCGCCTGGATGGATGCCGCAGCCAATGCCGGCAGCGGCGATTCGCTATTCGATTTCAAGGCCACGGCGCAAACCGTTGGCGTGCTGCCGCTGTACCGGGCGCTGGCCGAGCGCGGTGAGCTCAATGCCCATGTCGCGGCGCTGATGATCACCAACCCCAAGAGCCGGCCGGCCGACCTTGAGGTGCTGGCCCAGGTCGTGAAGCAGTTCGAGGGGGTGCCCAACCTGAGTTTCCCGGGCATCAAGGTGTTTGTCGATGGCGTGCTCGAATATCCGGGGCAGTCGGCGGCGGTCATCACCCCGTACAGCAACAGCCACAAGAACGGCCAGTTGTTGATCGAGCCGCAGCATTTCGGCGAGCTGGTGGCCGCGGCCGAGCAGCGCGACTGGATTGTGCACATGCATGCGGTCGGTGACCGGGCGGTGCGCGAATCGCTCAATGGCGTGGCCTATGCACGCACGCTGCAAGGCAAGCCGCTGGCGCACAGCATCAGCCATCTGCAGATGGTCGACCCCAAGGACTTTGCGCGCTTCAAGCAACTGGGGGTGATCGCCTCCATGCAGATGCTCTGGGCGACCGCTGAAAACTACACCGTCGAGCTGGTCAAACCCTACGTCAGTGCCCAGGGCTACGCCTTTCAATACCCGGCGCACTCGTTGCAACAGGCCGGTGCGCTGATCGCCGGCGCCAGCGACTGGCCGGTGTCCAGCCCCAACCCGTGGAATGCCATTGCCCAGGCCATGACCCGCAAGGGCCCGCTGGGTGTGCTCAATGCCAAGGAACGTGTCGACCGCCAGGTCATGTTCCAGGCCTACACCCTCAACGCCGCCAAGGCCCTGCGCCTGGAACGGCAGATCGGCTCGCTAGCGCCCGGCAAGCAGGCCGACCTGATCGTGCTCGATCGCGATGTGTTCAAGGTCAGCGCCCAGGAGCTGTTCGACACCAGGGTGCTCAAGACCTACTTCGCCGGCAAGCAGGTGTACGCCAGCGAGTCCTGA
- a CDS encoding LuxR C-terminal-related transcriptional regulator has protein sequence MLSSTQFKAFNRCVLQLASLAREGGGSHFIAEGLQAFRAIVPFASAWWGEMSGAGATAAPQSWMHGRIDLPPAFAREWSEVAGIDCFAHTTLARPGQVVRDSEFTDPNEAVNVFARRYDLYHLMCITFELPQSGLNFYVCLYRGEHDAAFCESEDGLFAAFCEQLLQLWRFQVQDMIRLDTGNAAADFAIARLDGSLLYVGARVCAAIEQALPGWSGSLLPPQVCAQLARAPCVMRLGRSSLTLSANGEHVIVSLEAPAAGVLLAPRERTAAMLFAAGHSYKEIARMLSLSPATVRTYLRNCYVQLGVKSKVELGAALRLSMPVAEKTA, from the coding sequence ATGCTCAGCAGTACCCAGTTCAAGGCGTTCAATCGTTGTGTCCTGCAACTGGCGAGCTTGGCCCGCGAGGGTGGCGGCTCGCATTTCATCGCCGAGGGCCTGCAGGCGTTTCGCGCAATAGTGCCGTTTGCCTCGGCCTGGTGGGGCGAGATGTCTGGGGCTGGCGCAACCGCTGCGCCGCAAAGCTGGATGCACGGGCGCATCGACCTGCCGCCGGCCTTTGCCCGCGAATGGAGCGAGGTTGCCGGCATCGACTGTTTCGCCCACACCACCCTGGCGCGGCCAGGGCAGGTGGTGCGCGACAGCGAGTTCACCGACCCCAACGAGGCGGTCAATGTCTTCGCCCGCCGCTACGACCTCTATCACCTGATGTGCATTACCTTCGAGCTGCCACAGAGCGGCCTGAACTTTTACGTTTGCCTGTACCGCGGCGAGCACGACGCTGCCTTTTGCGAAAGCGAAGACGGCTTGTTCGCCGCCTTCTGCGAGCAGCTGCTGCAACTGTGGCGCTTCCAGGTGCAGGACATGATCCGTCTCGATACCGGCAACGCGGCTGCCGATTTCGCCATTGCCCGTCTCGATGGCAGCTTGCTGTATGTGGGCGCGCGGGTGTGCGCGGCAATCGAGCAGGCGCTGCCGGGCTGGAGCGGCTCGTTGCTGCCGCCCCAGGTGTGCGCGCAACTGGCCAGGGCGCCGTGCGTGATGCGCCTCGGGCGCAGCAGCCTGACCCTCAGCGCCAATGGCGAGCATGTGATTGTGTCGCTGGAAGCACCCGCGGCAGGGGTGCTGCTGGCGCCTCGCGAGCGCACCGCAGCCATGCTGTTTGCCGCCGGGCACTCCTACAAGGAAATCGCCCGGATGCTGTCCTTGAGTCCGGCGACGGTGCGCACCTACCTGCGCAATTGCTACGTGCAACTGGGGGTCAAGAGCAAGGTGGAGCTGGGTGCGGCGTTGCGCCTGTCGATGCCGGTGGCGGAAAAAACCGCCTGA